The nucleotide window GCCTTTCTCGCTTTCCTTGCGCTCATAGCTTACGCGGCCAAGCGCGGCCCAAGCGGTTCGCGCGTTGCGCACGAGCGATTCAAGGTCCCGCGGTTCGAGCGAAAAACTGTCGTCGGGGCCGCCGGCGCTGCGGTCGAGCGTCACGTGTTTCTCGATTAGCGCCGCGCCGCACCCAATGCTCGCGATGGCGGTGGTGTTATCCAGCGTATGATCCGACAGCCCGCCCACTACGCCAAAACGGTCGGCGAGGTCGGCGATCGTACGCAGGTTGTACTCTTCTGCTGGCGCCGGATAGGCGCTAACGCAATGCAGTACGACGAGTTGCGTGCAACCGGCATCGCGCGCGGCCGCGATCGCTTCCCCGATTTCGCTTTCGTCCGCCATGCCGGTCGATATGATCATAGGTTTGCGCGTGCTCGCGGCATAGCGGATCAACGGCAGATCGACCGCCTCGAAGGAGGCGATCTTGTAAGCTGGCGCGTTCAGATCCTCGAGCAGATCCACGGCGGTGCGGTCGAACGGCGAGCTGAAGATCGTGATGCCGAGAGAGAGCGCGCGGTCGAAAAGCGGCTTGTGCCACTCCCATGGCATGTGGGCCCACTGGTAAAGCTCGTACAGCGACTTGCCGTGCCAAAGGCCGCCTTGGATCTGAAACTCAGGGCGGTCTGAGTCGATGGTGATGGTGTCGGGGCGATAGGACTGCAGTTTCACCGCGTCAGCGC belongs to Paraburkholderia flagellata and includes:
- the pseI gene encoding pseudaminic acid synthase, which translates into the protein MTADTQRALRVEIDGRTIGADCPPYIVAELSANHNGSLDTAFAIVEAAKHAGADAVKLQSYRPDTITIDSDRPEFQIQGGLWHGKSLYELYQWAHMPWEWHKPLFDRALSLGITIFSSPFDRTAVDLLEDLNAPAYKIASFEAVDLPLIRYAASTRKPMIISTGMADESEIGEAIAAARDAGCTQLVVLHCVSAYPAPAEEYNLRTIADLADRFGVVGGLSDHTLDNTTAIASIGCGAALIEKHVTLDRSAGGPDDSFSLEPRDLESLVRNARTAWAALGRVSYERKESEKGNVQFRRSLYAVRPIRKGELFTLENVRSIRPGLGLAPKYLDAILGKASNVDLDAGTPIPAAVLEG